In the genome of Rhodamnia argentea isolate NSW1041297 chromosome 3, ASM2092103v1, whole genome shotgun sequence, one region contains:
- the LOC115757134 gene encoding uncharacterized protein LOC115757134 isoform X1 produces the protein MDPQAFIRLSIGSLGLRFPGSTLNSVKSGIQPFSSSCVCEIRLRGFPAQTLTIPLVSNPEATPDCQSIASSFYLEESDLKALTAPGCFYSSQAYLEISVFTGRKGSHCGVGNKRQQLGTFKLEVSPDWGKAKPVILFNGWIGIGKSKLDSGQPGVELHLRVKLDPDPRYVFQFEDVTRLSPQIVQLQGSIKQPIFSCKFSHDRVPQVDPLSTYWSVDGSDQETERRERKGWKVKIHDLSGSAVAAAFITTPFVPSTGCDWVAKSNPGAWLIVRPDPCRPESWQPWGKLEAWRERGLRDSICCRFRLLSEGQEGGELLVSEININAEKGGEFFIDTDRQMRASGQTPIPSPRSSGDFGGLSPVVGGFVMCCKVRGEGKNSKPLVQLAMRHVTCVEDAAIFMALAAAVDLSIEACRPFRRKMRRVSQTRHSW, from the exons ATGGATCCTCAGGCTTTCATCAGGTTATCCATCGGCTCACTGGGATTGAGGTTCCCCGGATCGACTCTAAACTCTGTCAAATCTGGGATCCAACCATTCTCTTCTTCATGTGTGTGTGAGATTCGCCTCCGAGGTTTCCCTGCTCAGACACTAACAATCCCCTTGGTGTCCAATCCCGAAGCTACCCCAGATTGTCAGAGCATTGCTTCGAGCTTTTATCTCGAAGAATCTGATCTGAAAGCCTTAACTGCACCCGGCTGTTTCTATAGCTCTCAGGCATATCTCGAGATTTCTGTATTCACGGGAAGGAAGGGATCCCACTGCGGTGTTGGCAACAAAAGACAGCAACTTGGGACGTTTAAGTTGGAGGTGAGTCCTGATTGGGGCAAGGCAAAACCCGTTATCCTTTTCAATGGGTGGATAGGTATCGGCAAGAGTAAGCTGGATAGCGGACAACCTGGAGTGGAACTTCACTTGAGAGTGAAGCTAGATCCTGATCCTAGATACGTCTTCCAGTTTGAGGATGTGACCAGACTGAGCCCTCAAATAGTTCAGCTTCAAGGATCCATCAAACAACCTATTTTTAGTTGCAAGTTCAGCCACGACAG GGTCCCCCAGGTTGACCCGTTGAGCACTTACTGGTCAGTCGACGGTTCAGATCAAGAGAccgaaagaagagagagaaagggatggAAGGTGAAGATACACGATTTGTCTGGCTCAGCTGTGGCTGCAGCCTTCATAACTACTCCTTTTGTGCCCTCAACAGGTTGTGACTGGGTAGCAAAATCTAACCCAGGTGCTTGGCTGATCGTCCGGCCTGATCCCTGTAGGCCCGAGAGCTGGCAGCCCTGGGGAAAGCTTGAAGCATGGCGCGAACGTGGCTTGAGAGACTCTATTTGCTGCCGGTTCCGGCTCCTCTCAGAAGGGCAAGAAGGAGGAGAATTGCTTGTGTCTGAGATCAACATAAATGCCGAAAAGGGCGGGGAGTTTTTCATAGACACAGATAGGCAGATGAGAGCATCTGGGCAGACCCCGATACCGAGCCCAAGAAGCAGTGGCGACTTCGGTGGACTGAGCCCCGTCGTTGGTGGCTTCGTTATGTGTTGTAAAGTCCGAGGGGAAGGAAAGAACAGCAAGCCGTTGGTGCAATTAGCAATGCGGCACGTGACCTGTGTGGAAGATGCGGCCATTTTCATGGCGCTTGCGGCAGCTGTTGATCTTAGCATTGAAGCTTGCAGGCCTTTCCGGAGGAAGATGAGGAGAGTGTCTCAGACACGGCATTCGTGGTAG
- the LOC115757134 gene encoding uncharacterized protein LOC115757134 isoform X2 gives MDPQAFIRLSIGSLGLRFPGSTLNSVKSGIQPFSSSCVCEIRLRGFPAQTLTIPLVSNPEATPDCQSIASSFYLEESDLKALTAPGCFYSSQAYLEISVFTGRKGSHCGVGNKRQQLGTFKLEVSPDWGKAKPVILFNGWIGIGKSKLDSGQPGVELHLRVKLDPDPRYVFQFEDVTRLSPQIVQLQGSIKQPIFSCKFSHDRPESWQPWGKLEAWRERGLRDSICCRFRLLSEGQEGGELLVSEININAEKGGEFFIDTDRQMRASGQTPIPSPRSSGDFGGLSPVVGGFVMCCKVRGEGKNSKPLVQLAMRHVTCVEDAAIFMALAAAVDLSIEACRPFRRKMRRVSQTRHSW, from the exons ATGGATCCTCAGGCTTTCATCAGGTTATCCATCGGCTCACTGGGATTGAGGTTCCCCGGATCGACTCTAAACTCTGTCAAATCTGGGATCCAACCATTCTCTTCTTCATGTGTGTGTGAGATTCGCCTCCGAGGTTTCCCTGCTCAGACACTAACAATCCCCTTGGTGTCCAATCCCGAAGCTACCCCAGATTGTCAGAGCATTGCTTCGAGCTTTTATCTCGAAGAATCTGATCTGAAAGCCTTAACTGCACCCGGCTGTTTCTATAGCTCTCAGGCATATCTCGAGATTTCTGTATTCACGGGAAGGAAGGGATCCCACTGCGGTGTTGGCAACAAAAGACAGCAACTTGGGACGTTTAAGTTGGAGGTGAGTCCTGATTGGGGCAAGGCAAAACCCGTTATCCTTTTCAATGGGTGGATAGGTATCGGCAAGAGTAAGCTGGATAGCGGACAACCTGGAGTGGAACTTCACTTGAGAGTGAAGCTAGATCCTGATCCTAGATACGTCTTCCAGTTTGAGGATGTGACCAGACTGAGCCCTCAAATAGTTCAGCTTCAAGGATCCATCAAACAACCTATTTTTAGTTGCAAGTTCAGCCACGACAG GCCCGAGAGCTGGCAGCCCTGGGGAAAGCTTGAAGCATGGCGCGAACGTGGCTTGAGAGACTCTATTTGCTGCCGGTTCCGGCTCCTCTCAGAAGGGCAAGAAGGAGGAGAATTGCTTGTGTCTGAGATCAACATAAATGCCGAAAAGGGCGGGGAGTTTTTCATAGACACAGATAGGCAGATGAGAGCATCTGGGCAGACCCCGATACCGAGCCCAAGAAGCAGTGGCGACTTCGGTGGACTGAGCCCCGTCGTTGGTGGCTTCGTTATGTGTTGTAAAGTCCGAGGGGAAGGAAAGAACAGCAAGCCGTTGGTGCAATTAGCAATGCGGCACGTGACCTGTGTGGAAGATGCGGCCATTTTCATGGCGCTTGCGGCAGCTGTTGATCTTAGCATTGAAGCTTGCAGGCCTTTCCGGAGGAAGATGAGGAGAGTGTCTCAGACACGGCATTCGTGGTAG